In one window of Streptomyces sp. FXJ1.172 DNA:
- a CDS encoding TIGR03936 family radical SAM-associated protein, which translates to MQRIRLRYTKRGRLRFTSHRDFQRAFERALRRAEVPMAYSAGFTPHPKVSYANAAPTGTGSEAEYLEIALTEPRDPQTLRVLLDESLPAGLDIVDAVEARTSGLADRLTASVWELRLDGVDLADAERAVEAFAKADSVEVQRTTKNGVRTFDARPAVAGLETHGSPADRPTDQPCAILRLVVRHVTPAVRPDDVLSGLRAVADLAPPVPAAVTRLAQGLFDEETGTVTDPLAPDREAAEALTAAPAAAATAPTPEGSA; encoded by the coding sequence GTGCAGCGCATCCGACTGCGCTACACCAAGCGCGGCCGCCTGAGGTTCACCAGCCACCGAGACTTCCAGCGCGCCTTCGAGCGTGCGCTGCGCCGTGCCGAGGTGCCCATGGCGTACTCGGCAGGGTTCACGCCGCACCCGAAGGTGTCGTACGCCAATGCCGCACCCACCGGCACGGGCAGTGAGGCGGAGTATCTGGAGATCGCGCTCACCGAGCCGCGTGACCCGCAGACCCTGCGCGTCCTCCTCGACGAGTCGTTGCCCGCCGGGCTCGACATCGTCGACGCGGTCGAGGCACGGACCTCGGGCCTCGCCGACCGGCTGACGGCCTCCGTCTGGGAGCTGCGGCTGGACGGCGTGGACCTGGCCGACGCCGAGCGCGCGGTCGAGGCCTTCGCGAAGGCCGACAGCGTGGAGGTGCAGCGGACGACCAAGAACGGTGTCCGCACCTTCGACGCCAGGCCGGCCGTGGCGGGCCTGGAAACGCATGGTTCACCGGCTGATAGGCCGACCGACCAGCCCTGTGCGATACTGCGGCTGGTTGTTCGGCACGTGACGCCTGCCGTACGACCCGACGACGTCCTGTCCGGTCTCCGCGCCGTGGCCGACCTGGCGCCGCCGGTCCCCGCAGCGGTGACCAGGCTGGCGCAGGGGCTGTTCGATGAAGAGACCGGCACGGTGACCGACCCGCTCGCGCCCGACCGCGAGGCAGCCGAGGCCCTGACGGCCGCACCGGCTGCCGCCGCGACGGCGCCGACGCCGGAAGGTTCCGCGTAG
- the rpmA gene encoding 50S ribosomal protein L27 gives MAHKKGASSTRNGRDSNAQRLGVKRFGGQVVSAGEILVRQRGTHFHPGAGVGRGGDDTLFALQAGAVEFGTHRGRKVVNIVPVA, from the coding sequence ATGGCACACAAGAAGGGCGCATCGTCCACCCGGAACGGTCGCGACTCCAACGCCCAGCGGCTCGGCGTGAAGCGCTTCGGCGGTCAGGTCGTCAGCGCGGGTGAGATCCTGGTCCGCCAGCGCGGCACCCACTTCCACCCCGGCGCCGGTGTCGGCCGTGGCGGCGACGACACGCTGTTCGCCCTCCAGGCCGGTGCGGTGGAGTTCGGTACCCACCGTGGCCGCAAGGTCGTGAACATCGTTCCGGTCGCCTGA
- the proB gene encoding glutamate 5-kinase yields the protein MGEARRIVVKVGSSSLTTAAGGLDADRVDALVDVLAKIRSGGEREIVLVSSGAIAAGLAPLGLRRRPKDLARQQAAASVGQGLLVARYTASFARYGVRVGQVLLTSDDMSRRAHHRNASRTLDKLLAMGAFPIVNENDTVATDEIRFGDNDRLAALVAHLVHADLLVLLSDIDGVYDGDPSKPGTSRIAEVKGPEDLAGVEIGSAGKAGVGTGGMVTKVEAARIAAAAGIPVVLTSAVHAAEALSGGDTGTYFHPTGKRSADRLLWLQHASTPQGALILDDGAVEAVVKGRKSLLPAGIAAVEGEFSAGDPVELRDTAGRAVARGLVSFDAKEIPRLIGRSTRELARELGPAYEREVVHRDDLVLLHA from the coding sequence GTGGGCGAGGCCCGCAGGATCGTCGTCAAAGTGGGCTCCTCGTCGCTGACCACCGCCGCCGGCGGCCTGGACGCCGACCGCGTCGACGCACTGGTCGACGTGCTGGCCAAGATCCGCAGCGGCGGAGAGCGGGAGATCGTCCTCGTCTCCTCCGGCGCCATCGCCGCCGGTCTCGCCCCGCTCGGCCTGCGCCGCCGCCCCAAGGACCTCGCCCGCCAGCAGGCCGCCGCGAGTGTCGGCCAGGGCCTGCTCGTCGCCCGCTACACCGCCTCCTTCGCCCGCTACGGCGTCCGCGTCGGACAGGTCCTGCTCACCAGCGACGACATGAGCCGCCGCGCCCACCACCGCAACGCCTCGCGCACGCTCGACAAGCTGCTCGCGATGGGCGCCTTCCCGATCGTCAACGAGAACGACACCGTCGCCACCGACGAGATCCGTTTCGGCGACAATGACCGCCTCGCCGCCCTCGTCGCCCACCTCGTCCACGCCGACCTGCTCGTCCTCCTCTCCGACATCGACGGCGTCTACGACGGCGACCCCAGCAAGCCCGGCACCTCGCGGATAGCGGAGGTGAAGGGTCCCGAAGACCTCGCGGGCGTCGAGATCGGCAGCGCGGGCAAGGCCGGCGTCGGCACCGGCGGCATGGTCACCAAGGTCGAGGCCGCCCGGATCGCGGCCGCCGCCGGCATCCCCGTGGTCCTGACCAGCGCCGTGCACGCGGCGGAGGCCCTGAGCGGTGGCGACACCGGCACCTACTTCCACCCCACCGGGAAGCGGTCCGCCGACCGGCTGCTGTGGCTTCAGCACGCCTCCACCCCGCAGGGCGCGCTCATCCTCGACGACGGCGCCGTCGAGGCCGTCGTCAAGGGCCGCAAGTCGCTGCTGCCCGCCGGGATCGCCGCCGTGGAGGGCGAGTTCAGCGCCGGCGACCCCGTCGAACTGCGTGACACGGCGGGCCGCGCGGTGGCCCGGGGGCTCGTCAGCTTCGACGCCAAGGAGATCCCCCGGCTGATCGGCCGTTCGACCCGCGAGCTGGCACGCGAGCTGGGCCCGGCGTACGAACGTGAGGTCGTACACAGGG
- the rplU gene encoding 50S ribosomal protein L21 produces the protein MYAIVRSGGRQHKVAVGDIVEVDKISTAKVGDTVELSTLLVVDGDAVTSDPWVLAGIKVQAEVVDHHKGQKIDILRYKNKTGYRRRQGHRQQYTAIKVTSIPTAAK, from the coding sequence GTGTACGCCATCGTGCGCAGCGGTGGTCGCCAGCACAAGGTTGCTGTCGGCGACATCGTTGAGGTTGACAAGATTTCCACCGCCAAGGTTGGCGACACGGTCGAGCTCTCGACCCTGCTCGTTGTCGACGGCGACGCTGTGACCAGCGACCCGTGGGTGCTGGCCGGCATCAAGGTCCAGGCCGAGGTCGTGGACCACCACAAGGGCCAGAAGATCGACATTCTGCGCTACAAGAACAAGACCGGCTACCGCCGTCGGCAGGGCCACCGCCAGCAGTACACGGCGATCAAGGTCACGTCGATCCCCACGGCTGCGAAGTAA
- the obgE gene encoding GTPase ObgE gives MTTFVDRVELHVAAGNGGHGCASVHREKFKPLGGPDGGNGGRGGDIILTVDQSVTTLLEYHHSPHRKATNGKPGEGGNRSGKDGQDLVLPVPDGTVVLDKAGNVLADLVGHGTSYIAAQGGRGGLGNAALASARRKAPGFALLGEPGDLQDVVLELKTVADVALVGYPSAGKSSLISVLSAAKPKIADYPFTTLVPNLGVVTAGSTVYTIADVPGLIPGASQGRGLGLEFLRHVERCSVLVHVLDTATLESDRDPVSDLDVIEAELREYGGLDNRPRIVVLNKIDVPDGKDLAEMVRPDLEARGYRVFEVSAVAHTGLRELSFALGDLVAKARAAKPKEEATRIVIRPKAVDDAGFTVTREEVGGELLFRVRGEKPERWVRQTDFNNDEAVGYLADRLNRLGVEEKLMKAGARSGDGVAIGPEDNAVVFDWEPSVMAGAEMLGRRGEDHRFDAERPAAQRRRDKQAERDESLREYDEFDPFE, from the coding sequence ATGACCACCTTCGTGGACCGCGTCGAGCTGCATGTCGCCGCGGGTAACGGAGGTCACGGCTGTGCCTCCGTCCACCGTGAGAAGTTCAAGCCGCTCGGCGGCCCGGACGGCGGGAACGGCGGGCGTGGCGGTGACATCATCCTCACCGTCGACCAGTCCGTGACGACGCTCCTCGAATACCACCACTCGCCGCACCGCAAGGCCACCAACGGCAAGCCCGGCGAGGGCGGCAACCGCTCCGGCAAGGACGGCCAGGACCTGGTCCTGCCGGTGCCGGACGGCACGGTGGTCCTCGACAAGGCGGGCAACGTCCTCGCCGACCTCGTCGGACACGGGACGTCGTACATCGCCGCGCAGGGCGGCCGGGGCGGACTCGGCAATGCCGCGCTGGCCTCCGCCCGCCGCAAGGCGCCCGGCTTCGCGCTGCTCGGCGAGCCCGGTGACCTGCAGGACGTCGTCCTGGAGCTGAAGACCGTCGCCGACGTGGCCCTCGTCGGCTACCCGAGCGCCGGCAAGTCCTCGCTGATCTCCGTGCTCAGCGCGGCCAAGCCGAAGATCGCGGACTATCCCTTCACGACCCTCGTGCCCAACCTCGGTGTCGTGACGGCGGGTTCGACCGTCTACACCATCGCCGACGTGCCCGGTCTGATCCCGGGCGCCAGCCAGGGCAGGGGCCTGGGCCTGGAGTTCCTGCGTCACGTGGAGCGGTGCAGCGTGCTGGTGCACGTGCTGGACACCGCGACCCTGGAGTCCGACCGCGACCCGGTCTCCGACCTCGACGTCATCGAGGCGGAGCTGCGCGAGTACGGCGGCCTCGACAACCGGCCCCGGATCGTCGTCCTGAACAAGATCGACGTGCCGGACGGCAAGGACCTCGCCGAGATGGTCCGCCCCGACCTGGAGGCCCGCGGCTACCGCGTCTTCGAGGTGTCGGCCGTCGCCCACACCGGGCTGCGCGAACTGTCCTTCGCGCTCGGTGACCTGGTCGCCAAGGCGCGCGCCGCGAAGCCGAAGGAGGAGGCGACCCGGATCGTCATCCGGCCCAAGGCCGTGGACGACGCCGGCTTCACCGTCACCCGCGAGGAGGTCGGCGGCGAGCTGCTGTTCCGGGTGCGCGGCGAGAAGCCCGAACGCTGGGTGCGCCAGACCGACTTCAACAACGACGAGGCCGTCGGCTACCTCGCCGACCGGCTGAACCGCCTCGGTGTGGAAGAGAAGCTGATGAAGGCGGGCGCCCGGTCCGGCGACGGCGTCGCGATCGGCCCCGAGGACAACGCGGTCGTCTTTGACTGGGAGCCGTCGGTCATGGCCGGTGCGGAGATGCTGGGCCGCCGCGGCGAGGACCACCGCTTCGACGCGGAGCGGCCGGCTGCGCAGCGCCGCAGGGACAAGCAGGCCGAGCGGGACGAGTCCCTCCGGGAGTACGACGAGTTCGACCCGTTCGAGTAG
- a CDS encoding condensation domain-containing protein, whose translation MRISDIQRCEVRPGRLVEWTFSPATIAAAAVLPPDPRPPAYIQESHIRTARSVREDGLFVPTWLGTAFDLPGRADLDALEQALRGWTLRHETLRSGFRWTGDDMHRFTLDEDDVSLHRDVVGDFADAGALIRYLQDRFDAAADALGWPNFIYAAVVREDSTSVYMAFDHTNVDAYSLQRIPDEIHGLYTAGVTGRPGTGLPAGSYVDFCEQERVNADGIDDTHAIVARWREFIGRCDGRLPEFPVDLGLQPGGVLPAQKLLCEPLVDADAAAAFEAHCRPYGGSLVGVLAATSLIVHELGGQPVYRTVVPFHTRLKSAWSDSVGWYVGGAPIEVPAARDLADALTTVRAELRANRSLARIPLARVLRLLGADFRPTSPDMYSIISYVDARLIPGSADWTERKAYGLIRVSYGDQVCAWVNRLHEGLWFACRYPDTDVAYKNVRRYVEALRDLIGSVPARDRPRVAEPAFS comes from the coding sequence GTGCGAATTTCTGACATCCAGCGCTGCGAGGTCCGGCCCGGACGGCTCGTCGAGTGGACGTTCAGCCCGGCGACCATCGCGGCCGCGGCAGTGCTGCCGCCGGACCCGCGGCCGCCGGCGTACATCCAGGAGTCGCACATCCGAACGGCCCGGTCGGTACGGGAGGACGGACTGTTCGTACCGACCTGGCTCGGCACGGCGTTCGACCTGCCGGGCCGGGCCGATCTCGACGCGCTGGAACAGGCGTTGCGTGGCTGGACACTGCGTCACGAGACGCTGCGCAGCGGCTTCAGATGGACCGGTGACGACATGCACCGGTTCACGCTCGACGAGGACGACGTGTCGCTGCACCGCGACGTGGTCGGCGACTTCGCCGACGCGGGGGCGCTGATCCGGTACCTGCAGGACCGGTTCGACGCCGCGGCGGACGCGCTCGGCTGGCCGAACTTCATCTACGCGGCGGTCGTGCGCGAGGACTCCACCAGCGTGTACATGGCCTTCGACCACACCAATGTCGACGCCTACTCCCTGCAACGCATCCCGGACGAGATCCACGGGCTGTACACGGCGGGCGTCACGGGGCGGCCCGGCACCGGCCTGCCCGCGGGGAGTTACGTCGACTTCTGCGAGCAGGAGCGGGTGAACGCGGACGGCATCGACGACACCCACGCGATCGTCGCGCGCTGGCGGGAGTTCATCGGCCGGTGCGACGGGAGGCTTCCGGAGTTCCCCGTCGACCTCGGTCTGCAGCCCGGTGGTGTGCTGCCCGCCCAGAAGCTGCTGTGCGAGCCGCTCGTCGACGCGGACGCCGCCGCCGCGTTCGAGGCGCACTGCCGGCCCTACGGCGGCAGTCTGGTGGGCGTCCTGGCCGCGACCAGCCTGATCGTCCACGAACTCGGCGGGCAGCCGGTCTACCGCACGGTCGTGCCGTTCCACACCCGGCTGAAGTCCGCGTGGTCGGACTCCGTGGGCTGGTACGTCGGCGGTGCACCGATCGAGGTGCCCGCGGCACGGGACTTGGCGGACGCGCTCACCACGGTCCGCGCCGAGCTGCGGGCCAACCGGTCGCTGGCGCGCATTCCGCTGGCGCGGGTACTGCGTCTGCTCGGCGCGGACTTCCGGCCGACCTCGCCCGACATGTACTCGATCATCTCGTACGTCGACGCACGTCTCATCCCCGGCTCGGCCGACTGGACCGAGCGGAAGGCGTACGGGCTGATCCGGGTGTCGTACGGCGACCAGGTGTGCGCCTGGGTCAACCGGCTGCACGAGGGACTGTGGTTCGCCTGCCGCTATCCGGACACCGACGTCGCGTACAAGAACGTACGGCGCTACGTCGAGGCACTGCGGGACCTGATCGGCTCCGTGCCCGCGCGTGACCGCCCCCGAGTCGCGGAACCGGCGTTCTCCTGA
- a CDS encoding Rne/Rng family ribonuclease produces the protein MLEPTEPIEGSELNTPSDTLPPRRRRRAASRPAGPPAAAEAPTEVTLPAIPADEAAEATGALVAEGDEEAAEVEETIGTAETTEAVEAASASAAEETPAAGRPRRRATRRASAPAGAPSSAEAAAPAASAAAGTGQPAAAAEGGEVVVGEEATPRRVRRRATRTVSAPAAPEAAEASATAEPVAEPVAEPAVEAASAGRPRRRATRRASAPAATPAASAEAVVPAAAEAEPVPQEAAAVEETPAAARPRRRATRRASAPAGAPQTAEAVAAEKTPATDTTEEAAAEVAAPATEEAAPVEEAAPRRTRRRATRRVSAPAGAPAQEEAAVADTPAEVPAAAEPAAQEPQAVEAAAEVPAEEAAPRRARRRVVRAASGFSEPARSVRAAAGTPETPETPEAAEPEAPRRPARPAVAVFQAPVFAEPKFQTPERAAAEAAAEAAGTEESEEYAEERADGARRRRRRRAAAEEPQAVEAAVAEEPEEAEEAVEDLAEGEETEETEETEGAEGFEESGSRRRRRRGGRRRRRGEAAEGEAGEAEADELAAEQAAQDAEDTAEQEEEDAEEAHGDEGAGSSSSSRRRRRRRRRAGDTGADTEPGEGDPERTVVKVREPRKPSEPSDEVQSIKGSTRLEAKKQRRREGREQGRRRVPIITEAEFLARREAVERVMVVRQHGERTQIGVLEDGVLVEHYVNKEQSTSYVGNVYLGKVQNVLPSMEAAFIDIGKGRNAVLYAGEVNFEALGMANGPRRIESALKSGQSVLVQVTKDPIGHKGARLTSQVSLPGRYLVYVPEGSMTGISRKLPDTERARLKTILKKIVPEDAGVIVRTAAEGASEEELRRDVERLQSQWEDIQKKAKSGNAPTLLYGEPDMTVRVVRDIFNEDFSKVVVSGDDAWETIHGYVSHVAPDLAGRLSKWTSEVDAFATYRIDEQLAKALDRKVWLPSGGSLVIDRTEAMVVVDVNTGKFTGQGGNLEETVTRNNLEAAEEIVRQLRLRDLGGIIVIDFIDMVLESNRDLVLRRLLECLGRDRTKHQVAEVTSLGLVQMTRKRVGQGLLESFSETCVHCNGRGVIVHMEQPSVPAGGGGGKRKKRGRGAEAHEPAAEHVHETAAVAVETGEAVEPEVETAVEVAAEAAEPVALPAPDFAPDEELYSSVAEAEAAATRGRTRRRASRRASAPAGAPKAERADRARREAASKEAGAEAPTAQEVTVEETAVRPVRPEPAAEVLAEPVAVEDQVVAAPQAEAAEEAAPKGRTRRRATRKVSAPAGSPAGAEATVVTVAEQVAEPVAEVPAAEAPAPAPAAVEEAPAPAEGAAPARPRRRAVRKATAPTASEEAAVVVVPSAAEAPAEAASAVEETAGAPAEEAAPAKKAARKTAKKAAVKKAAVKKTAAKKTAAKKTTAKKAAKTAKTAAAKSTAKKTTTTVSATAADEG, from the coding sequence ATGCTCGAGCCGACCGAACCCATCGAGGGTTCCGAACTGAACACTCCGAGCGACACCCTGCCGCCGCGCAGGCGTCGCCGTGCCGCTTCCCGCCCGGCGGGTCCGCCGGCCGCGGCGGAGGCACCCACCGAGGTGACCTTGCCGGCCATACCGGCCGACGAGGCAGCCGAGGCCACCGGGGCCCTGGTCGCAGAAGGCGACGAAGAGGCCGCCGAGGTCGAGGAGACCATCGGGACCGCTGAGACGACTGAGGCCGTCGAGGCCGCTTCGGCGTCTGCCGCCGAGGAGACGCCGGCCGCCGGCCGTCCGCGTCGCCGGGCCACACGCCGTGCGTCCGCGCCCGCCGGTGCGCCGTCCTCCGCCGAGGCCGCCGCACCCGCCGCGTCCGCCGCCGCCGGGACCGGGCAGCCCGCTGCCGCGGCCGAGGGCGGCGAGGTCGTCGTCGGCGAGGAGGCCACACCGCGCCGCGTCCGCCGCCGGGCCACCCGCACCGTTTCCGCGCCGGCCGCCCCCGAGGCCGCCGAGGCCTCCGCCACTGCCGAGCCCGTCGCAGAGCCCGTCGCGGAACCCGCCGTCGAGGCCGCTTCCGCCGGTCGTCCGCGCCGTCGGGCCACGCGCCGTGCGTCCGCGCCCGCCGCGACGCCCGCCGCGTCCGCCGAGGCCGTCGTACCGGCTGCGGCCGAGGCCGAGCCGGTCCCGCAGGAGGCCGCCGCCGTCGAGGAGACCCCGGCCGCCGCGCGTCCGCGTCGCCGCGCGACCCGCCGTGCCTCCGCGCCCGCCGGTGCTCCGCAGACCGCCGAGGCCGTGGCCGCCGAGAAGACCCCGGCCACGGACACCACCGAAGAAGCCGCCGCCGAGGTCGCCGCGCCCGCCACCGAGGAAGCCGCGCCCGTCGAGGAGGCCGCTCCGCGTCGTACCCGTCGGCGTGCCACCCGCCGGGTGTCCGCACCCGCCGGTGCGCCCGCGCAGGAGGAGGCCGCCGTGGCCGACACCCCCGCCGAGGTCCCGGCCGCCGCCGAGCCCGCTGCCCAGGAGCCGCAGGCCGTCGAGGCCGCCGCCGAGGTTCCGGCCGAGGAGGCCGCCCCGCGTCGTGCCCGGCGCCGGGTGGTGCGTGCCGCGTCCGGGTTCTCCGAGCCCGCGCGGTCCGTCCGCGCCGCGGCCGGGACTCCCGAGACACCCGAGACACCCGAGGCCGCGGAGCCCGAGGCTCCGCGCCGGCCCGCCCGCCCCGCCGTCGCCGTCTTCCAGGCGCCGGTCTTCGCCGAGCCGAAGTTCCAGACCCCGGAGCGCGCCGCTGCGGAGGCCGCGGCCGAGGCCGCCGGCACCGAGGAGTCCGAGGAGTACGCGGAGGAGCGCGCCGACGGTGCGCGCCGCCGTCGCCGCCGTCGCGCTGCCGCCGAGGAGCCGCAGGCCGTCGAGGCCGCCGTGGCCGAGGAGCCGGAAGAGGCCGAGGAGGCCGTCGAGGACCTCGCCGAGGGCGAGGAGACCGAGGAGACCGAGGAGACGGAGGGCGCCGAGGGCTTCGAGGAGTCCGGCTCCCGTCGCCGTCGCCGTCGGGGCGGCCGGCGCCGCCGTCGCGGTGAGGCCGCCGAGGGCGAGGCCGGTGAGGCCGAGGCCGACGAGCTGGCCGCCGAGCAGGCCGCGCAGGACGCCGAGGACACCGCCGAGCAGGAGGAAGAGGACGCCGAGGAGGCCCATGGCGACGAGGGCGCCGGGTCCAGCTCCAGCAGCCGGCGTCGCCGTCGCCGTCGTCGCCGCGCCGGTGACACCGGCGCCGACACCGAGCCCGGCGAGGGCGACCCGGAGCGTACGGTCGTCAAGGTCCGCGAGCCGCGCAAGCCCAGCGAGCCGTCCGACGAGGTGCAGTCCATCAAGGGCTCGACGCGTCTGGAGGCCAAGAAGCAGCGCCGCCGCGAGGGCCGCGAGCAGGGCCGCCGCCGCGTTCCGATCATCACCGAGGCCGAGTTCCTGGCCCGCCGCGAGGCCGTCGAGCGCGTGATGGTCGTGCGCCAGCACGGCGAGCGCACCCAGATCGGCGTGCTCGAGGACGGCGTGCTCGTCGAGCACTATGTCAACAAGGAGCAGTCGACCTCATACGTCGGCAACGTCTACCTGGGCAAGGTCCAGAACGTGCTGCCGTCGATGGAGGCCGCCTTCATCGACATCGGCAAGGGGCGCAATGCCGTTCTCTATGCCGGTGAGGTCAATTTCGAGGCGCTGGGGATGGCCAACGGTCCCCGTCGCATCGAGTCCGCGCTGAAGTCGGGGCAGTCCGTCCTCGTCCAGGTCACCAAGGATCCGATCGGCCACAAGGGCGCGCGTCTGACCAGCCAGGTCTCCCTGCCGGGCCGTTACCTCGTGTACGTCCCCGAGGGCTCGATGACCGGCATCAGCCGCAAGCTGCCCGACACCGAGCGCGCGCGTCTGAAGACCATCCTCAAGAAGATCGTCCCCGAGGACGCGGGCGTCATCGTGCGCACCGCCGCCGAGGGCGCGAGCGAGGAGGAGCTGCGCCGGGACGTCGAGCGGCTGCAGTCGCAGTGGGAGGACATCCAGAAGAAGGCCAAGAGCGGCAACGCTCCGACGCTGCTGTACGGCGAGCCGGACATGACCGTCCGGGTCGTGCGCGACATCTTCAACGAGGACTTCTCCAAGGTCGTCGTCAGCGGTGACGACGCCTGGGAGACGATCCACGGCTACGTCTCGCACGTCGCGCCGGACCTCGCGGGCCGGCTGTCGAAGTGGACGTCCGAGGTCGACGCCTTCGCCACCTACCGGATCGACGAGCAGCTCGCCAAGGCGCTGGACCGCAAGGTCTGGCTGCCGAGCGGCGGTTCGCTGGTCATCGACCGGACCGAGGCGATGGTCGTCGTCGATGTCAACACCGGCAAGTTCACCGGCCAGGGCGGCAACCTCGAGGAGACGGTCACCAGGAACAACCTGGAGGCGGCCGAGGAGATCGTGCGCCAGCTGCGGCTGCGCGACCTCGGCGGCATCATCGTGATCGACTTCATCGACATGGTGCTGGAGTCCAACCGGGACCTGGTGCTGCGCCGTCTGCTGGAGTGCCTGGGCCGGGACCGGACCAAGCACCAGGTCGCCGAGGTGACCTCGCTGGGCCTGGTCCAGATGACCCGCAAGCGCGTCGGGCAGGGCCTGCTGGAGTCCTTCTCCGAGACCTGCGTCCACTGCAACGGGCGCGGTGTCATCGTGCACATGGAGCAGCCGAGCGTGCCCGCCGGCGGCGGTGGCGGCAAGCGCAAGAAGCGCGGCCGTGGCGCCGAGGCGCACGAGCCCGCGGCTGAGCACGTGCACGAGACCGCCGCCGTGGCCGTGGAGACCGGCGAGGCCGTCGAGCCCGAGGTGGAGACCGCCGTCGAGGTGGCCGCCGAGGCCGCCGAGCCGGTCGCCCTCCCGGCCCCCGACTTCGCGCCGGACGAGGAGCTGTACAGCAGCGTCGCCGAGGCGGAGGCGGCTGCCACCCGTGGCCGTACGCGGCGCCGGGCGAGCCGCCGGGCCTCGGCTCCGGCGGGTGCGCCCAAGGCGGAGAGGGCCGACAGGGCTCGCAGGGAGGCCGCCTCCAAGGAGGCCGGGGCCGAGGCGCCGACCGCGCAGGAGGTCACCGTCGAGGAGACGGCGGTCCGCCCGGTGCGTCCGGAGCCTGCCGCCGAGGTCCTGGCCGAGCCGGTCGCCGTCGAGGACCAGGTGGTCGCGGCACCGCAGGCCGAGGCCGCCGAGGAGGCCGCGCCCAAGGGCCGTACGCGCCGTCGGGCGACCCGGAAGGTGTCGGCGCCGGCCGGTTCCCCGGCGGGGGCCGAGGCGACCGTGGTGACTGTCGCCGAGCAGGTGGCCGAGCCCGTCGCCGAGGTGCCCGCGGCCGAGGCCCCGGCTCCGGCCCCGGCCGCCGTCGAGGAGGCGCCCGCGCCTGCCGAGGGTGCCGCCCCGGCCCGCCCGCGCCGCCGTGCCGTGCGCAAGGCCACCGCGCCGACCGCGTCCGAGGAGGCGGCCGTCGTGGTCGTGCCGTCGGCCGCGGAGGCTCCGGCGGAGGCGGCTTCGGCGGTCGAGGAGACGGCCGGGGCACCGGCCGAGGAGGCCGCTCCGGCCAAGAAGGCGGCTCGCAAGACCGCCAAGAAGGCGGCGGTGAAGAAGGCCGCCGTCAAGAAGACCGCGGCCAAGAAGACGGCCGCCAAGAAGACGACGGCCAAGAAGGCGGCCAAGACCGCCAAGACGGCCGCCGCGAAGTCGACGGCGAAGAAGACCACCACCACGGTCTCCGCCACCGCCGCCGACGAGGGCTGA
- a CDS encoding peptidylprolyl isomerase: protein MAEQQLYATLKTNKGDIVIRLFPDHAPKTVKNFVELAKGEREWVNPETGATTTDPLYDGTVFHRVIEGFMIQGGDPLGNGTGGPGYKFGDEIHPDLAFSKPYLMAMANAGPGTNGSQFFITVAPTTWLTGKHTIFGEVQDEKSQKVVDAIATTSTNPRTDRPDEDIVIESVAIETR from the coding sequence ATGGCAGAGCAGCAGCTGTACGCGACGCTGAAGACGAACAAGGGCGACATCGTGATCCGGCTCTTCCCGGATCACGCGCCGAAGACGGTGAAGAACTTCGTCGAGCTGGCGAAGGGCGAGCGGGAGTGGGTCAACCCCGAGACGGGTGCGACGACCACGGACCCGCTGTACGACGGCACGGTCTTTCACCGCGTCATCGAGGGCTTCATGATCCAGGGCGGTGACCCGCTGGGCAACGGCACGGGCGGGCCGGGATACAAGTTCGGCGACGAGATCCACCCGGACCTGGCCTTCTCCAAGCCGTATCTGATGGCCATGGCCAACGCCGGGCCGGGAACCAACGGATCCCAGTTCTTCATCACCGTCGCCCCGACCACGTGGCTCACCGGCAAGCACACCATCTTCGGCGAGGTGCAGGACGAGAAGAGCCAGAAGGTCGTGGACGCGATCGCGACGACGAGCACCAACCCCCGCACCGACCGGCCCGACGAGGACATCGTCATCGAGTCGGTGGCCATCGAGACCCGCTGA